The following are encoded in a window of Magnolia sinica isolate HGM2019 chromosome 11, MsV1, whole genome shotgun sequence genomic DNA:
- the LOC131218592 gene encoding extra-large guanine nucleotide-binding protein 1, with amino-acid sequence MAGLLRRMLPAGAPIPDVDNPEYSFALEYHGPPVAYDLPRAVPIDINRIPTASVVSAASLSDRLSVPVVQPLPSPDPLKRSSKDAVSGSSDVIVSPTSVIAFNRTVMDGRSGLDSSGALGSSDGHGGSHESSPGIGSSGALGFSDGHGGSDESSPAGDGSGGLALDGHNHSLELSGEIVSLGTLGFPNGHDQSHELSGDVGTSGMLGLSDGHDRSQELLGEIESSDAVPFSNDCKESEDFSNDMNQPDWVSTESVLSSPFPSSESSSRKEEDCGNEPLTHAKRTALVTFRDAESSDRIEQESNPLGTETSHERKEPDSKIRKGSCYRCFKGNRFLEKEACIVCNAKYCGNCVLRAMGSMPEGRKCVTCIGYPIDESKRENLGKCSRMLKRLLSTLEVQQAMRAERSCGANQLQAEDVYVNGKQLSQEEMVLLQACPNPPSKLKPGRYWYDKVSGLWGKEGQKPCMFISPSLNVGGSLMQNASNGNTQIFINNREITKAEHRLLKCVGVQCAGNPHFWLNADGSYQEEGQKNLKGNIWEKTGIKLICSVLSLPTPSKPGNLSEEGNNLVRPDFLEQRILQKLLLVGYHGSGTSTLFKQAKFLFQPVPFSEDERENIKFMIQSNLYSYLGLLLEGRERFEEESLAEMRKRRELDESASVGHADNASDQTIYSIGPRLKTFSDFLLKVMVSGNLEDIFPAATREYAPIVEELWKDAAIQATYSRRRELKTLPSVASYFLDRVVDISRMEYEPSDEDILYAEGFTSSNGLAYTDFLFPQSAYDSTVDAADQHDPLLRYELIRVHARGLGENCKWLEMFEDVRIVIFCVAMSDYDQFCDDGNGQPLNRMLVSKKLFESIVTHPTFEHMDFLLILNKVDLLEQKVEQVPLSVCEWFDDFNPVTSRHRSSSSSNKDVVSPGHQAFHYIAVKFKRLFYALTGRKLYVSMTNGLDAKSVDGALRYAREIMKWEEDRAVCPSEYSVYSTEASSSH; translated from the exons ATGGCGGGGCTTCTCAGGCGAATGCTCCCTGCCGGAGCTCCGATTCCTGACGTTGACAACCCCGAGTACTCTTTCGCGCTAGAGTACCACGGCCCACCGGTCGCTTACGATCTCCCGCGGGCCGTTCCGATCGATATTAACCGCATACCCACCGCTTCGGTGGTCTCAGCTGCTTCTCTTTCCGACCGTCTGTCGGTGCCTGTCGTCCAGCCACTCCCCTCTCCCGATCCACTGAAGAGGTCGTCGAAAGATGCAGTCTCGGGTTCTTCTGATGTGATCGTCTCTCCGACGTCTGTGATCGCGTTCAACCGGACGGTTATGGATGGCCGCAGCGGCCTTGATAGCTCGGGCGCGTTGGGGTCCTCTGAtggccatggtgggtcccatgagtcaTCCCCTGGAATTGGTAGCTCGGGAGCTCTTGGGTTTTCGGATGGGCATGGTGGCTCCGACGAATCATCGCCTGCAGGCGATGGATCAGGAGGGTTGGCTTTGGATGGGCACAATCATTCGCTCGAGTTATCTGGGGAAATTGTAAGCTTGGGGACGTTAGGATTTCCAAATGGGCATGATCAGTCGCATGAATTGTCTGGCGATGTTGGAACCTCAGGCATGCTAGGCCTTTCAGATGGTCATGATCGGTCGCAAGAGTTATTGGGCGAAATTGAAAGCTCAGATGCAGTACCATTTTCTAATGATTGCAAGGAGAGTGAAGATTTCTCTAATGATATGAACCAGCCAGACTGGGTCTCGACTGAGTCAGTGTTAAGCTCACCGTTCCCTTCCTCTGAGAGTTCGTCTAGGAAGGAAGAGGACTGCGGCAATGAGCCTCTGACCCATGCCAAAAGAACAGCACTTGTGACCTTCCGTGACGCCGAATCCAGCGACAGGATCGAACAGGAATCCAATCCACTTGGGACCGAAACTTCCCATGAAAGGAAAGAACCTGACTCGAAGATAAGGAAAGGGTCGTGCTATCGGTGCTTTAAAGGCAATCGATTTTTGGAGAAAGAGGCTTGCATTGTTTGTAATGCAAAGTATTGTGGTAATTGCGTGCTTAGAGCGATGGGGTCAATGCCTGAAGGAAGGAAATGTGTAACCTGCATTGGGTACCCGATCGATGAGTCAAAGCGGGAGAACTTGGGCAAATGCTCCCGAATGTTGAAACGGTTGCTCAGCACGTTGGAAGTTCAACAGGCAATGAGGGCGGAGAGATCGTGTGGAGCGAATCAGCTGCAAGCCGAGGATGTTTACGTGAATGGGAAGCAGCTATCTCAGGAAGAGATGGTTTTATTGCAGGCGTGTCCAAACCCGCCAAGTAAGCTGAAGCCTGGTAGATACTGGTACGATAAAGTATCCGGTCTTTGGGGAAAG GAGGGACAGAAGCCTTGCATGTTTATCAGTCCGAGTCTGAATGTCGGAGGCAGTCTTATGCAGAATGCTAGTAATGGGAACACACAGATTTTTATAAACAATCGGGAGATTACGAAAGCCGAGCATCGGTTGCTTAAG TGTGTTGGAGTCCAATGTGCCGGAAATCCTCACTTTTGGTTGAATGCTGATGGGTCATATCAAGAGGAGGGACAGAAGAATCTAAAAGGGAATATATGGGAAAAG ACTGGAATAAAGCTCATTTGCTCCGTTTTGTCATTGCCAACGCCTTCCAAGCCTGGGAACCTTTCAGAAGAAGGGAATAATCTGGTCAGACCTGACTTCCTTGAGCAGCGTATTCTTCAGAAGCTTCTTTTAGTTGGATATCATGGATCTGGGACATCTACTCTATTCAAACAG gCCAAGTTTTTGTTTCAACCTGTCCCGTTCTCTGAAGATGAGCGTgaaaacatcaaatttatgaTCCAGAGCAATCTGTATAGCTATCTTGGTCTACTACTTGAGGGGCGTGAACGTTTTGAAGAAGAGAGTCTGGCAGAAATGAGGAAAAGACGAGAGCTTGATGAATCTGCTTCCGTAG GCCATGCTGACAATGCCAGTGATCAAACCATATATTCCATTGGTCCAAGGTTGAAAACATTCTCTGATTTTCTTCTCAAAGTTATGGTGTCTGGCAACTTGGAGGATATATTCCCAGCTGCAACTCGTGAGTATGCGCCAATAGTCGAGGAGCTGTGGAAGGATGCTGCTATTCAGGCCACATATAGTCGAAGACGTGAACTAAAAACCCTGCCCAGTGTTGCCAGTTATTTCTTAGACCgg GTTGTAGATATTTCAAGAATGGAGTATGAACCTTCCGATGAAGACATCCTTTATGCTGAAGGGTTTACTTCATCCAATGGACTTGCATACACGGACTTCTTGTTTCCCCAGTCAGCATATGATAGCACTGTTGATGCTGCAGATCAGCATGACCCATTGCTGAG ATATGAACTCATCCGGGTACACGCAAGAGGCCTTGGGGAAAACTGCAAGTGGCTTGAGATGTTTGAAGACGTTCGAATTGTCATCTTCTGTGTGGCCATGAGTGACTATGATCAGTTTTGTGATGATGGAAACGGGCAGCCTCTGAACAGGATGTTGGTCAGCAAGAAACTCTTCGAGAGCATCGTCACCCATCCAACCTTTGAACACATGGACTTCCTCCTGATACTCAACAAGGTTGATCTGCTCGAGCAGAAGGTGGAGCAGGTTCCGCTCTCCGTCTGCGAATGGTTTGACGACTTCAATCCAGTGACCAGTCGCCACCgctccagcagcagcagcaacaaagaTGTGGTCTCGCCTGGCCACCAGGCCTTCCACTACATTGCAGTCAAGTTCAAGAGGCTCTTTTATGCTCTCACCGGACGCAAACTATACGTTTCGATGACGAATGGGTTGGATGCGAAATCCGTTGATGGAGCGCTCCGGTATGCAAGGGAGATTATGAAGTGGGAAGAAGATAGAGCGGTCTGTCCCAGCGAGTACTCAGTGTATAGCACGGAGGCGAGCTCCTCTCACTGA